The following are from one region of the Stigmatella ashevillena genome:
- a CDS encoding RluA family pseudouridine synthase, which produces MIEYRIEEDSVGMRLDKYLRKRLANMPTSHLFKMIRVKKVRVNGKRAQPEQLLVAGDVIAIRGDEQQLLGPAQGGERLPPPPPPVDPSELVILLEDDWMMAVDKPSGMAVHTGSGITGGTLVDYVRAYLGPKAVRNDFTASPAHRLDRETSGVILVAKRRPAMVHFTEVFTEGLARKRYITLVKGKMPKDSGVIELPLSEHQQTAESKARRGVNMQEALTRWKVIRQSSEAALLSCSIETGRTHQIRRHLAAVGHPVAGDRKYGDFAFNRDVRARWGLKRLFLHAERIEFPHPQHGGKVTVEARLPPELKDTLKRAALEPS; this is translated from the coding sequence ATGATCGAGTACCGAATCGAAGAAGACAGTGTGGGGATGCGGCTGGACAAGTACCTCCGCAAACGCCTGGCCAACATGCCCACCAGTCATCTGTTCAAGATGATCCGGGTCAAGAAGGTCCGGGTGAACGGAAAACGGGCCCAGCCCGAGCAGCTGCTCGTCGCCGGGGACGTCATCGCCATCCGGGGGGATGAGCAGCAACTGCTCGGCCCGGCCCAGGGCGGCGAGCGCCTGCCTCCCCCCCCACCCCCCGTGGACCCCTCCGAGCTGGTCATCCTCCTGGAGGACGACTGGATGATGGCCGTGGACAAGCCCAGCGGCATGGCCGTGCACACCGGGAGCGGGATTACCGGGGGAACCCTGGTGGACTATGTGCGTGCCTACCTGGGCCCCAAGGCGGTGAGAAACGACTTCACCGCCTCACCTGCCCACCGGCTGGACCGGGAGACCTCGGGCGTCATCCTCGTGGCCAAGCGCCGCCCGGCGATGGTGCACTTCACCGAAGTGTTCACGGAAGGCCTTGCCCGCAAGCGCTACATCACCCTGGTCAAGGGCAAGATGCCCAAGGACTCGGGGGTCATCGAACTTCCCCTCTCGGAGCACCAGCAGACCGCCGAGTCCAAGGCCCGCCGGGGGGTGAACATGCAGGAGGCCCTCACCCGGTGGAAGGTCATCCGCCAGTCGAGCGAGGCGGCGCTCCTCTCCTGCTCCATCGAGACAGGACGCACCCATCAGATAAGAAGGCATCTGGCCGCTGTTGGTCACCCCGTGGCTGGAGACAGGAAGTATGGTGACTTTGCCTTCAACCGGGATGTGCGGGCCCGGTGGGGGTTGAAGCGTTTGTTCCTGCACGCGGAGCGCATCGAATTTCCGCACCCCCAGCACGGCGGGAAGGTGACGGTGGAGGCGAGGTTGCCTCCAGAGCTGAAGGACACCCTCAAACGCGCTGCGCTAGAACCTTCATGA
- a CDS encoding pentapeptide repeat-containing protein, producing MPKAPSIEKLLQSGSAEWNKLRKSGQVSTDHTGATFTQLFSANADLSGLELVGSEWERCDLSKMNFRDADLSNAYFHGGRLQDCDFRGANLEGATFEKLKLLRCDFTGAKGLDDLEMEDVDMDRVQGLDGEEAPPPPPPPAQGITAFTREQREKAMGAAAAAVAGPAAEELPPFKPQDPPGSLLFRALKRLPAPPPWVLDVPGLRPLLPQRLPPGSSLEAMYREAVKTRLENKKPGADPGAVERAQKALRLGGKDSAVAAMYLREVGVLPLSRFSAAKVLKDALRAEVDVDDLTGSIDPRVAGALLELRLTHEVVEHLQEARRRLAATQLYTALLEAGFTPENNWDEALESAEPALELAQLATGDDRNALFEAFQVFAALPDEARLRRLAYLAETVTNLELVSRLPEGMEPQWLTGPETRECHDREMTYVQALRAQDIPTKVPALAQAELGVPEGQVPEDSDDDLFVHLRCDVCGKEKLIVQSRID from the coding sequence ATGCCGAAGGCTCCCAGTATCGAGAAGCTCCTCCAGAGCGGTTCAGCGGAGTGGAACAAGCTCCGCAAGTCCGGACAGGTCTCCACCGACCACACGGGCGCTACCTTCACGCAGCTGTTCTCCGCCAATGCGGACCTCTCGGGCCTAGAGCTCGTGGGCTCCGAATGGGAGCGCTGCGACCTGTCCAAGATGAACTTCCGCGACGCGGACCTGTCCAACGCCTACTTCCATGGCGGCCGGCTCCAGGACTGTGACTTCCGCGGGGCCAACCTCGAGGGCGCCACCTTCGAGAAGTTGAAGTTGCTGCGCTGTGACTTCACGGGCGCCAAGGGGCTGGACGACCTGGAAATGGAGGATGTGGACATGGACCGGGTGCAGGGCCTGGACGGCGAGGAAGCCCCGCCCCCGCCCCCGCCCCCCGCCCAGGGCATCACCGCCTTCACCCGCGAGCAGCGGGAGAAGGCCATGGGGGCCGCCGCGGCCGCCGTGGCAGGCCCCGCCGCGGAGGAGCTGCCCCCCTTCAAGCCCCAGGATCCTCCGGGCTCACTGCTCTTCCGGGCCTTGAAGCGGCTCCCGGCGCCGCCCCCCTGGGTGCTGGACGTCCCCGGCCTGCGCCCGTTGCTCCCGCAGCGCCTGCCCCCCGGCTCCTCGCTGGAGGCGATGTACCGCGAGGCGGTGAAGACGCGGCTGGAGAACAAGAAGCCCGGGGCGGACCCGGGCGCGGTGGAGCGGGCGCAGAAGGCGCTGCGGCTGGGCGGGAAGGACTCGGCCGTGGCGGCCATGTACCTGCGCGAGGTGGGCGTGCTCCCGCTGTCGCGCTTCTCCGCGGCCAAGGTGCTCAAGGATGCGCTGCGCGCCGAGGTGGATGTGGATGATCTGACGGGCTCCATCGACCCGCGGGTGGCCGGGGCGCTCTTGGAGCTGCGGCTGACGCACGAGGTGGTGGAGCACCTGCAAGAGGCCCGGCGCCGCCTGGCCGCCACGCAGCTCTACACCGCGCTGCTGGAGGCGGGCTTCACCCCGGAGAACAACTGGGACGAAGCGCTGGAGTCGGCCGAGCCCGCCCTGGAGCTGGCACAACTGGCCACGGGCGATGACCGCAACGCGCTCTTCGAGGCCTTCCAGGTGTTCGCCGCCCTGCCGGACGAGGCCCGGCTGCGGCGGTTGGCGTACCTGGCCGAGACGGTGACGAACCTGGAGCTGGTGAGCCGACTGCCCGAGGGCATGGAGCCGCAGTGGCTCACCGGGCCCGAGACGCGCGAGTGCCACGACCGGGAGATGACGTACGTTCAGGCGCTCCGGGCACAGGACATTCCCACCAAGGTGCCCGCCCTGGCCCAGGCAGAGCTCGGCGTTCCCGAGGGTCAGGTGCCCGAGGACAGCGACGACGACCTGTTCGTCCACCTGCGCTGTGACGTGTGCGGCAAGGAGAAGCTCATCGTTCAATCCCGGATCGACTGA